A region from the Candidatus Atribacteria bacterium genome encodes:
- a CDS encoding transcriptional regulator produces the protein MNDSFFNQLEKIKILSRLKRIEGQIRGIQGMIIEERPCSDIMIQMTAVKSALNQASKLILENHVNSCFDSSVSSDDISQEMVAEVMDLILKFIK, from the coding sequence ATGAATGATTCATTCTTTAATCAATTGGAAAAAATAAAAATATTAAGTCGATTAAAAAGGATAGAAGGTCAGATCAGAGGTATTCAGGGAATGATTATTGAAGAAAGACCCTGTTCAGATATTATGATTCAAATGACCGCGGTTAAATCGGCTCTTAATCAGGCAAGTAAATTAATTTTGGAAAACCATGTAAACTCCTGCTTTGATTCATCTGTCTCTTCCGATGATATTTCTCAGGAGATGGTTGCCGAGGTAATGGACTTGATATTGAAATTTATAAAATAA
- a CDS encoding ATP-dependent Clp protease ATP-binding subunit, which yields MFKRYTEKAKRAIMIAQEEAIRLNHDYIGTEHILIGLIKEEEGVASQVLRQLGANIDKVVEEVERLIGKGEYQQVGEIAFTPRAKKILELASQEASQLKNNYIGTEHILLGLIKEGNGVAVRILADLGINLDNVYSEIMKVLMEDETQGISSAPGKKSTKTPALDEFGRDLINLAREDKLDPVIGRSREIERVIQILSRRKKNNPCIIGEAGVGKTAIVEGLAQKITNNDVPEILKEKRIICLDLALIVAGTKYRGEFEKRLKKIVKEVQESNDVILFIDEIHTLVGAGAAEGAIDASNILKPALARGELQVIGATTTDEYRKYIEKDAALERRFQPIYISEPSIEETVMILQGLKDKYEAHHSIKITDQALEAAAHLSARYVSGRFLPDKAIDLVDEAASRIKLQNTISPPDMKEAEMKLNRIRKEKESAVKLQEFEKAAQLRDKEKKSEAELRKMKEKWETRKMVSKVEVTEEDIADIVSSWTGIPIFSLKEEEAQKLLRMEEELHKRIVGQDEAIISISKAIRRARAGMKSPKRPIGSFIFLGPTGVGKTELARSLAEFLFGDENALISLDMSEYMEKFAVSRLVGAPPGYVGYEEGGQLTEKVRRKPYSVILLDEIEKAHPEVFNILLQIFEDGRLTDSQGRLVDFKNTVIIMTSNVGATLIKKDAALGFRGTNEPEEISYKEIKNSVMGELNKTFRPEFLNRIDEVIVFKSLTKEEIKKIASLIIANEVRKLLEERKIDLKTTEKVNELLTKEGYDSNFGARPLRRTIEKLIENPISEKLLAGEFKEGDCILIKVKDGKIIFSAKKKIN from the coding sequence ATGTTTAAAAGATATACCGAAAAAGCAAAAAGGGCTATCATGATAGCTCAAGAAGAAGCGATAAGGTTGAATCATGATTACATAGGGACTGAACATATTCTTATTGGTTTAATAAAAGAAGAGGAAGGGGTCGCCTCTCAGGTTTTAAGACAATTAGGAGCAAATATAGATAAAGTAGTAGAAGAAGTGGAACGGCTAATAGGAAAAGGTGAGTATCAGCAAGTAGGCGAGATTGCCTTTACTCCTCGCGCAAAAAAAATCTTAGAATTGGCTTCTCAAGAAGCAAGTCAATTAAAAAATAACTATATCGGCACCGAACACATTTTGTTAGGATTAATAAAGGAAGGAAACGGGGTAGCAGTTAGAATATTAGCAGACTTGGGTATTAATCTGGATAATGTATATTCTGAAATTATGAAAGTTTTAATGGAAGACGAGACTCAGGGCATTTCCTCTGCTCCAGGAAAAAAATCAACAAAAACCCCTGCTTTAGATGAATTTGGAAGAGATTTGATTAATCTAGCACGAGAGGATAAATTGGATCCGGTTATTGGCAGGAGCAGAGAAATTGAAAGAGTGATACAAATTTTAAGTAGAAGAAAGAAAAATAACCCCTGTATAATAGGGGAAGCTGGTGTTGGAAAAACGGCTATTGTAGAAGGTTTAGCCCAGAAGATAACCAATAATGATGTTCCGGAGATTTTAAAAGAGAAAAGAATTATCTGCCTTGACCTAGCTTTAATTGTTGCCGGGACTAAATACCGAGGTGAATTTGAGAAGAGATTAAAGAAAATTGTTAAAGAGGTTCAGGAATCAAACGATGTCATATTATTTATTGATGAAATACACACCTTGGTTGGAGCCGGAGCTGCTGAAGGAGCAATAGATGCTTCTAATATATTAAAACCTGCTTTAGCAAGGGGAGAACTTCAAGTTATTGGTGCAACTACTACCGATGAATACCGCAAATATATTGAAAAAGATGCCGCATTAGAGCGAAGATTTCAACCAATTTATATCTCCGAACCTTCGATAGAAGAGACTGTTATGATATTGCAAGGACTTAAGGACAAGTACGAAGCTCATCATAGCATAAAAATTACCGATCAAGCATTAGAGGCAGCAGCACATTTATCTGCTCGTTATGTATCGGGTAGATTTTTACCGGACAAAGCTATTGATTTGGTAGATGAAGCAGCTTCCAGAATTAAATTACAAAACACTATTTCTCCGCCTGACATGAAAGAAGCGGAAATGAAATTAAATAGAATAAGGAAGGAAAAGGAATCAGCAGTAAAATTACAAGAATTTGAAAAAGCAGCTCAATTAAGAGATAAGGAAAAAAAGTCGGAAGCTGAACTCCGAAAAATGAAAGAAAAATGGGAAACTAGAAAAATGGTTAGCAAAGTAGAAGTTACAGAGGAAGATATTGCGGATATTGTATCCAGCTGGACCGGGATTCCAATATTTTCTCTTAAAGAGGAAGAGGCGCAAAAACTACTTAGAATGGAGGAAGAATTACATAAAAGAATAGTAGGACAGGATGAAGCCATCATATCTATTTCTAAAGCTATAAGAAGAGCACGAGCAGGAATGAAAAGCCCTAAGCGTCCTATTGGTTCTTTTATTTTTTTAGGGCCTACTGGTGTCGGCAAAACAGAATTAGCTCGATCTTTAGCGGAATTTCTTTTTGGTGATGAAAATGCGCTGATCAGTTTAGATATGTCAGAATACATGGAAAAATTTGCTGTATCTCGTTTGGTTGGAGCTCCCCCCGGATACGTGGGGTATGAGGAGGGAGGCCAATTAACAGAGAAAGTTAGAAGAAAACCCTATTCGGTAATTCTATTGGACGAAATAGAGAAAGCACACCCCGAAGTTTTTAATATATTACTGCAAATATTTGAAGATGGCAGGCTAACTGATTCCCAGGGAAGATTAGTAGATTTTAAGAATACAGTTATTATTATGACTTCTAATGTTGGAGCTACCTTGATTAAAAAAGACGCCGCTTTGGGATTTCGGGGAACCAATGAACCCGAAGAGATCTCTTATAAAGAGATAAAAAATAGTGTAATGGGAGAGTTAAATAAAACTTTTAGACCGGAATTTTTAAATCGAATTGATGAGGTCATAGTCTTTAAATCTCTTACCAAGGAGGAAATTAAAAAAATTGCAAGTCTAATAATAGCTAATGAAGTAAGAAAATTATTAGAAGAGCGAAAGATTGATTTGAAAACAACCGAGAAAGTTAATGAATTGCTGACCAAAGAAGGTTATGATTCTAATTTTGGAGCCCGACCTTTACGGCGGACTATTGAAAAATTGATAGAAAATCCTATTTCTGAAAAATTGTTAGCCGGTGAGTTTAAAGAAGGGGACTGCATATTAATTAAGGTAAAGGATGGGAAAATAATATTTTCTGCCAAGAAAAAAATAAACTAA
- a CDS encoding phosphoglycerate kinase: MQKKTIQDMNKDQLEGKRVLVRVDFNVPLNEKLEITDDTRIKAALPTIQYLTSHQAKVVLMSHLGRPKGKVVEKLRLNTVAERLGKLLKKEIIKLNDCIGEEVENVVLKSKNGEIILLENLRFHPEEEKNDDQFAKKLAKLADLFVNDAFGTAHRAHASTVGVARILPSRAGFLMAKEIEVLSDLLENPDRPFVVLLGGAKVSGKIDVVQNLLNIADKILIAGGMSYTCYAALGYKVSNLLLEDYDLEVIKKMLTKAEQQGNKILLPVDLEVAQEASEKSESKVVEVKDVPKDVIGVDLGDKSLAMFEEEIKKAKTVFWNGPVGIFEIKKYAKGTNRIAKLLADMQGKAVTIVGGGDSIAALENAGLAEKMTHISTGGGASLEFLSGKQLPGIEVLP, translated from the coding sequence ATGCAAAAAAAGACTATTCAAGATATGAATAAAGATCAATTGGAAGGTAAAAGGGTTTTAGTCAGAGTTGATTTTAATGTTCCTCTAAACGAAAAATTGGAGATTACAGACGATACGAGAATAAAGGCAGCCCTTCCTACTATTCAATATTTAACTTCTCATCAGGCGAAAGTAGTGTTGATGAGCCATTTGGGTCGTCCTAAGGGGAAAGTTGTTGAAAAATTAAGATTAAACACGGTAGCTGAAAGATTGGGCAAATTGTTGAAGAAGGAAATTATAAAACTGAATGATTGTATTGGAGAAGAAGTAGAAAATGTTGTTTTAAAAAGTAAAAATGGTGAAATTATCTTATTGGAAAATTTAAGATTTCATCCGGAGGAAGAAAAAAATGATGACCAATTTGCAAAAAAATTAGCTAAATTAGCCGATCTTTTTGTGAATGATGCTTTTGGCACAGCGCATCGAGCTCATGCTTCTACAGTTGGTGTGGCCAGGATATTACCTTCTCGAGCAGGATTTTTAATGGCCAAAGAGATCGAAGTATTGAGCGATTTATTAGAAAATCCAGATAGACCTTTTGTAGTACTATTAGGCGGGGCAAAGGTGTCCGGAAAAATAGATGTTGTTCAGAACTTATTAAATATTGCTGATAAAATATTAATAGCTGGCGGAATGAGTTATACTTGTTATGCTGCCTTGGGGTACAAGGTAAGCAATTTGCTATTAGAAGACTATGACTTAGAAGTTATTAAAAAAATGTTAACGAAAGCGGAACAACAGGGAAATAAAATACTTTTACCAGTCGATTTAGAAGTAGCCCAAGAAGCCTCAGAAAAATCAGAGAGTAAGGTGGTAGAGGTAAAGGATGTACCTAAGGATGTAATAGGAGTGGACTTGGGAGATAAATCTCTTGCCATGTTTGAAGAAGAGATTAAAAAGGCCAAGACTGTATTTTGGAATGGTCCCGTGGGAATATTTGAAATTAAAAAATATGCTAAAGGCACCAATAGAATAGCCAAGCTATTGGCAGATATGCAGGGAAAAGCAGTAACTATCGTTGGTGGTGGAGATTCTATTGCTGCACTCGAAAACGCAGGATTAGCAGAGAAAATGACTCATATTTCTACCGGTGGAGGCGCTTCTTTGGAATTTTTAAGCGGAAAACAGCTTCCCGGCATAGAAGTTTTACCCTGA
- a CDS encoding protein arginine kinase — protein MQNKSKNIILQNLKESSAEWVNGQGPLSNIVISSRIRLARNVEGVPFSPRAEKAQLKKIFELSQQMVGKDSLFKNSKLLLLDELTPLENQFLVEKHLISIYHAQEKHSYRGCIFNQKETLSIMINEEDHFRIQYLLSGLQLKNIWTLINEIDDGIEKNLTYAFSEKEGYLTSCPTNVGTGMRASIMLHLPALVMVNGINDILKAISKIGYVVRGFYGEGTEVMGSLFQVSNQITLGLAEEEIIDNLEKVNQQIINKEQKAREELLLNSKNQLEDQTYRAYGILSSARVISSAEAMELLSKLRFGVGLGIIPHPNLGILNKLMLLIQPAYLQMLAGKDLDPLNRDLHRALLIREEINKE, from the coding sequence ATGCAAAATAAGAGTAAAAATATAATACTACAAAATCTAAAGGAATCTTCAGCCGAGTGGGTTAACGGACAAGGTCCCTTATCGAACATAGTGATAAGTTCGAGAATTAGATTGGCACGAAATGTAGAAGGAGTTCCTTTCTCACCGCGAGCAGAGAAAGCACAGTTAAAAAAAATCTTCGAGCTGAGTCAGCAGATGGTAGGAAAAGATTCTCTTTTCAAGAATTCTAAATTACTTTTATTAGATGAATTAACTCCCCTGGAAAATCAATTTTTAGTGGAAAAACACTTAATTAGCATTTATCATGCTCAGGAAAAACACTCTTACCGCGGATGCATTTTTAATCAAAAAGAGACCCTGAGTATCATGATCAATGAAGAAGACCATTTTCGAATTCAATATTTACTTTCAGGATTACAGTTAAAAAATATTTGGACACTTATTAATGAAATCGATGATGGAATTGAAAAAAATTTAACTTATGCCTTTAGCGAAAAAGAAGGATACTTAACTTCTTGTCCTACTAATGTGGGAACCGGGATGAGAGCTTCGATAATGTTACACTTGCCAGCTCTAGTAATGGTTAACGGTATCAATGATATACTAAAAGCCATTTCTAAAATAGGTTACGTAGTGAGAGGATTTTACGGCGAGGGCACTGAAGTAATGGGAAGTTTATTCCAGGTTTCCAACCAAATCACCCTTGGTCTTGCAGAAGAAGAAATTATTGATAATTTGGAAAAGGTAAATCAACAGATAATAAATAAAGAACAGAAAGCAAGGGAAGAGCTTTTATTAAATTCTAAAAATCAGTTGGAAGATCAGACTTATAGAGCTTATGGTATCTTAAGTAGCGCCCGTGTCATATCTTCGGCGGAAGCAATGGAGTTGCTATCTAAATTAAGGTTCGGAGTAGGATTAGGGATAATTCCTCATCCTAATTTAGGGATTTTAAATAAATTAATGTTATTGATACAACCAGCCTATTTACAAATGTTAGCTGGTAAAGATTTAGATCCACTAAACCGAGATTTACATAGAGCGCTATTAATTAGAGAAGAGATTAATAAGGAATAA
- a CDS encoding DUF554 domain-containing protein encodes MKGTIVNVIAIILGCSMGFILKSKFPEKIAKIVMQALGLAALLIGAQMALKTNNILLVIFSLVIGGVIGEIVGIEEGLERFGERVKLKFKSNNPSDRFVEGFVTASLLYCVGSMAIMGALKEGLSGNPDILYAKSLMDGVTSLAFTAAMGIGVLFSVIPVFLYQGGITLLSRLIKDFLSPEMINEMTAVGGILILGISFGLLEIKKIKVGNLLPAILIAAFWVAIFS; translated from the coding sequence GTTCAATGGGGTTTATTTTGAAGAGTAAGTTTCCTGAAAAGATTGCAAAGATAGTTATGCAAGCTTTGGGATTAGCTGCTCTATTAATTGGTGCACAGATGGCTCTCAAAACTAACAATATTTTATTAGTAATCTTTTCCCTGGTAATTGGGGGAGTGATCGGTGAGATCGTGGGCATCGAAGAAGGTTTGGAAAGATTTGGAGAAAGAGTTAAGTTAAAATTTAAAAGCAATAATCCTTCTGATAGATTTGTAGAAGGATTTGTTACTGCCAGCCTGTTATATTGTGTGGGATCTATGGCAATAATGGGGGCGCTCAAAGAGGGATTAAGCGGTAATCCGGACATACTTTATGCTAAATCACTGATGGATGGCGTTACCTCTCTTGCTTTTACAGCTGCCATGGGAATAGGAGTACTGTTTTCGGTAATTCCGGTTTTTTTATATCAGGGAGGAATTACTCTGCTATCTCGATTAATTAAAGATTTTCTTTCCCCTGAGATGATAAACGAGATGACAGCGGTGGGGGGAATTTTGATATTAGGAATAAGCTTTGGATTATTAGAGATAAAAAAGATTAAAGTAGGAAATCTATTACCTGCTATTCTAATTGCCGCTTTTTGGGTGGCAATTTTTAGTTAA